A single Numenius arquata chromosome 15, bNumArq3.hap1.1, whole genome shotgun sequence DNA region contains:
- the VAX1 gene encoding ventral anterior homeobox 1: protein MFGKQDKMDVRCSSETEANRVSKNGHKEGKESKGSEGNISTSFLKDQQGTFSASAATEDCNKSKSSSADPDYCRRILVRDAKGSIREIILPKGLDLDRPKRTRTSFTAEQLYRLEMEFQRCQYVVGRERTELARQLNLSETQVKVWFQNRRTKQKKDQGKDSELRSVVSETAATCSVLRLLEQGRLLSPPGLPALLPPCATGALGSALRGPGSSAAAAAGPTGGSPHPPAASSAAGPPPPAALHGAAAAGHGLFGLPVPALLGSVAGRLSSAPLAVAGSLAGNLQELSARYLSSSAFEPYSRTNNKESAEKKALD from the exons ATGTTTGGGAAACAAGACAAAATGGACGTTAGATGCAGTTCAGAGACTGAAGCTAACCGGGTCTCGAAGAACGGACATAAAGAGGGCAAGGAAAGCAAAGGGTCTGAAGGAaatatttctacttcttttttgaAGGATCAGCAAGGGactttttctgcctctgcagctACGGAAGATTGTAATAAAAGTAAATCTAGTTCGGCTGATCCGGACTATTGCAGGAGGATCCTAGTTAGAG ATGCCAAAGGTTCAATCAGAGAGATTATTCTGCCTAAGGGGCTTGATCTGGACCGTCCCAAGCGGACCCGCACCTCCTTCACGGCCGAGCAGCTCTACCGCCTGGAGATGGAGTTCCAGCGCTGCCAGTACGTCGTGGGGCGGGAGCGCACCGAGCTCGCCCGCCAGCTCAATCTCTCCGAGACTCAG GTCAaggtctggttccagaaccgTCGCACCAAGCAGAAAAAGGACCAGGGCAAGGACTCCGAGCTGCGGTCGGTGGTGTCGGAGACCGCCGCCACCTGCAGCGTCCTGCGGCTGCTGGAGCAAGGCCGGCTGCTCTccccgccggggctgcccgcCCTCCTGCCGCCCTGCGCCACCGGAGCCCTGGGCTCGGCCCTGCGGGGACCCGgcagctcggcggcggcggcggcgggtcccaCCGGCGGGTCCCCGCACCCTCCGGCCGCCAGCAGcgcggcgggaccccccccgccGGCAGCGCTGCACggagcggccgccgccgggcaCGGGCTGTTCGGGCTGCCGGTGCCCGCCCTGCTGGGCTCGGTGGCCGGGCGACTGTCCTCCGCGCCCTTGGCGGTGGCCGGCTCGCTGGCGGGCAACTTGCAGGAACTGTCGGCCCGCTACCTGAGCTCGTCCGCCTTCGAGCCCTACTCCCGGACCAACAATAAAGAGAGCGCTGAGAAAAAAGCACTGGACTGA